A stretch of Pecten maximus unplaced genomic scaffold, xPecMax1.1, whole genome shotgun sequence DNA encodes these proteins:
- the LOC117319336 gene encoding proline-rich protein 2-like: protein MLYKSQKGAGPDPKMSYKSQKGAGPDPKMSYKSQKGAGPDPKMLYKSQKGAGPDSKMSYKSQKGDEPEPKMLYKSQKGAGPDSKMLYKSQKGAGPDSKMLYKSHKGTGPDSKMLYKSQKGAGPDPKMLYKSQKGAGPDPKMLYKSQKGAGPDPKMLYKSQKGAGPESKMSYKSQKGYGPDPKMSYKSQKGAGPDPKMLYKSQKDAGPDPKILYKSQKDAGPDPKMLYQNQKDAGPDPKMLYKSQKGAGPDPNMLYKSQKGDGPDPKMSYKSQKGDGPDPKMSYKSQKGAGPEPKMLYKSQKGAGPAPKVSYKSQKGDGPDPKMLYKSQKGDGLDPKMLYKSQKGAGPDPKMLYKSQKGAGPDPKMLYKSQKGAGPESKMSYKNSIRDSRSEINKTQGAPDPTFSVCPDQKSCIDLSLEQLNQDFRDDVQRI, encoded by the exons atgttatataaaagtcaAAAGGGTGCTGGACCTGATCCCaaaatgtcatataaaagtCAGAAGGGTGCTGGACCTGATCCCaaaatgtcatataaaagtCAGAAGGGTGCTGGACCTGATcccaaaatgttatataaaagtcaGAAGGGTGCTGGACCTGATTCCaaaatgtcatataaaagtCAGAAGGGTGATGAACCTGAAcccaaaatgttatataaaagtcaGAAGGGTGCTGGACCTGATtccaaaatgttatataaaagtcaGAAGGGTGCTGGACCTGATtccaaaatgttatataaaagtcaCAAGGGTACTGGACCTGATtccaaaatgttatataaaagtcaGAAGGGTGCTGGACCTGATcccaaaatgttatataaaagtcaGAAGGGTGCTGGACCTGATcccaaaatgttatataaaagtcaAAAGGGTGCTGGACCTGATcccaaaatgttatataaaagtcaGAAGGGTGCTGGACCTGAATCCaaaatgtcatataaaagtCAGAAGGGTTATGGACCTGATCCCaaaatgtcatataaaagtCAGAAGGGTGCTGGACCTGATcccaaaatgttatataaaagtcaGAAGGATGCTGGACCTGATcccaaaatattatataaaagtCAGAAGGATGCTGGACCTGATCCCaaaatgttatatcaaaatcaGAAGGATGCTGGACCTGATcccaaaatgttatataaaagtcaGAAGGGTGCTGGACCTGATccaaacatgttatataaaagtcAGAAGGGTGATGGACCTGATCCCaaaatgtcatataaaagtCAGAAGGGTGATGGACCTGATCCCaaaatgtcatataaaagtCAGAAGGGTGCCGGACCTGAAcccaaaatgttatataaaagtcaGAAGGGTGCTGGACCTGCACCCAAAGTGTCATATAAAAGTCAGAAGGGTGATGGACCTGATcccaaaatgttatataaaagtcaGAAGGGTGATGGACTTGATcccaaaatgttatataaaagtcaGAAGGGTGCTGGACCTGATcccaaaatgttatataaaagtcaGAAGGGTGCTGGACCTGATcccaaaatgttatataaaagtcaAAAGGGTGCTGGACCTGAATcaaaaatgtcatataaaa ACTCAATCAGGGACTCTAGATCAGAGATCAACAAAACTCAGGGTGCACCTGATCCAACATTTAGTGTCTGCCCTGACCAGAAGTCATGTATCGATTTGTCACTAGAGCAGCTCAACCAGGACTTCAGAGACGATGTACAGAGAATCAG
- the LOC117319337 gene encoding uncharacterized protein LOC117319337, which produces MSYKSHEGTGPDSKMSYKSQKGAGPDSKMLYKSQIGDGPDPKMSYKSQKGAGPDPNMLYKSQKCAGLKPKILYKSQKGAGPEPKMLYKSQKCAGLKPKILYKSQKGAGPEPKMLYKSQKGAGPDPKMLYKSQIGDGPDPKMSYKSQKGAGPDPKMLYKSQKCAGLKPKMLYKSQKGACWT; this is translated from the coding sequence atgtcatataaaagtCACGAGGGTACTGGACCTGATTCCaaaatgtcatataaaagtCAGAAGGGTGCTGGACCTGATtccaaaatgttatataaaagtcaGATAGGTGATGGACCTGATCCCaaaatgtcatataaaagtCAGAAGGGTGCTGGACCTGATccaaacatgttatataaaagtcAGAAGTGTGCTGGACTTAAACccaaaattttatataaaagtcaGAAGGGTGCTGGACCTGAAcccaaaatgttatataaaagtcaGAAGTGTGCTGGACTTAAACccaaaattttatataaaagtcaGAAGGGTGCTGGACCTGAAcccaaaatgttatataaaagtcaAAAGGGTGCTGGACCTGATcccaaaatgttatataaaagtcaGATAGGTGATGGACCTGATCCCaaaatgtcatataaaagtCAGAAGGGTGCTGGACCTGATcccaaaatgttatataaaagtcaGAAGTGTGCTGGACTTAAAcccaaaatgttatataaaagtcaGAAGGGTGCGTGCTGGACCTGA